The following proteins come from a genomic window of Aspergillus luchuensis IFO 4308 DNA, chromosome 3, nearly complete sequence:
- a CDS encoding uncharacterized protein (COG:Q;~EggNog:ENOG410PFZD;~InterPro:IPR036291,IPR013968;~PFAM:PF08659), with translation MECQPVAVQGNVANLDDVNIAISQSPRKIGGVIQLALEFEGKEPQQFPIPQDSVLHDMFYEDWQCPLAPKVHGTWNLHQALSSTPLDFFIMFDSNAGIHGSPSQANYAAANTFLVGLAKYRHSLGQPAPVLGLGPTAEIDYVSRQPKLRRYFDSLGVRYVHEQGLLSVVHLLIKHSRDPALLQNSAVQDPHHLSLGAIYKLR, from the exons ATGGAATGCCAGCCTGTTGCGGTACAAGGAAACGTAGCAAATCTCGATGATGTGAATATTGCCATCTCCCAGAGCCCTCGAAAAATTGGCGGCGTGATCCAGCTTGCACTGGAATTTGAAGGTAAAGAGCCACAGCAGTTTCCT ATACCACAGGACTCAGTACTGCACGACATGTTCTACGAGGACTGGCAATGCCCTCTAGCTCCTAAAGTCCACGGTACATGGAACCTCCACCAAGCACTGAGTAGCACTCCTCTGGACTTTTTCATCATGTTCGACTCCAATGCAGGCATACACGGGTCACCATCCCAAGCAAACTATGCCGCAGCAAACACGTTCCTTGTAGGATTAGCCAAGTATCGACACAGCCTGGGACAACCTGCACCAGTCCTTGGCCTGGGACCGACTGCTGAGATTGACTATGTGAGCCGACAACCCAAACTGCGGCGATACTTCGACAGCCTGGGCGTACGCTATGTGCACGAACAAGGTCTGCTAAGCGTCGTGCATCTTCTCATCAAACACAGCAGGGATCCTGCGCTGCTCCAGAACTCCGCAGTTCAAGATCCACACCACCTTTCCCTTGGAGCAATCTATAAGTTGAGATAA
- the CCT8 gene encoding chaperonin-containing T-complex subunit CCT8 (COG:O;~EggNog:ENOG410PGJ7;~InterPro:IPR002423,IPR012721,IPR027410,IPR027413, IPR017998,IPR002194,IPR027409;~PFAM:PF00118;~go_function: GO:0005524 - ATP binding [Evidence IEA];~go_function: GO:0051082 - unfolded protein binding [Evidence IEA];~go_process: GO:0006457 - protein folding [Evidence IEA]): MSLSMPGPSQAGLFKPGYQSHDAEDGAVIRNIEACQAIAQTVLTSLGPYGRNKIVINHLQKMILTSDAATILRELDVVHPAAKLLVMASQQQDAEMGDGTNMVIILAGELLKKAEELLRMGLKTSDITQGYEKAQNFALQVLEGLEVDRLQDLRSQTELSKALRTVVASKQSGTEDILASLVAEAVLAVLPKNPVNFNVDNVRVVKIMGGSLEQSRVVKGMVLGREPDGVVKKAQKAKVGVFSCPIDISQTETKGTVLLKNAQEMLDFSKGEEERLEAAIKELYDSGLRVLVCGSTIGDLAMHYLNRFNILVIKILSKFELRRLCRVVGATPLARLGAPMPDEMGSIDVVETTEIGGDRVTVFRQEDSNAVTRTSTIVLRGATQNHLDDVERAIDDGVNAVKAITKDPRLVPGAGATEIQLVEKISAFADRTPGLPQHAIRKYAEAFEVIPRTLAESAGLDATEVLSRLYTAHHHTSANGESSEESEEEGSSEEEPYWTTGVDLEVGPSSTGTLDTVDEGILDLLASKSWAIRLASESARTVLSVDQIIVARQAGGPKPPGPNPNWDED; this comes from the exons ATGTCGTTGTCTATGCCTGGTCCCTCCCAGGCTGGTCTCTTCAAGCCTGGGTATCAGAG TCATGATGCCGAAGACGGTGCAGTTATCCGCAACATCGAAGCCTGCCAGGCTATCGCTCAGACCGTGCTCACGTCGCTGGGCCCGTACGGTCGCAACAAGATCGTGATTAACCACCTGCAGAAGATGATCCTCACTTCCGATGCCGCTACGATTCTGCGCGAGTTGGATGTTGTGCACCCCGCTGCCAAGTTGCTTGTGATGGCCAGTCAACAGCAGGATGCGGAGATGGGTGACGGTACCAACATGGTCATCATCCTGGCGGGAGAGTTgctgaagaaggccgaggaaTTGTTGCGGATGGGTTTGAAGACAAGTGATATCACGCAGGGTTATGAGAAGGCTCAGAACTTCGCTCTTCAGGTGCTGGAAG GCCTCGAGGTCGATCGCCTGCAGGATCTTCGCTCTCAGACCGAATTGAGCAAGGCTCTCCGTACCGTTGTCGCCAGCAAGCAGTCCGGAACCGAAGACATCCTGGCCTCCTTGGTTGCCGAGGCCGTCCTCGCCGTCCTGCCCAAGAACCCCGTCAACTTTAACGTTGATAACGTCCGCGTTGTGAAGATTATGGGTGGTAGCTTGGAACAGTCCCGTGTTGTCAAGGGTATGGTCCTTGGTCGTGAGCCCGATGGTGTGGTTAAGAAGGCACAGAAGGCCAAGGTCGGTGTCTTCAGCTGCCCCATTGACATCTCTCAGACCGAGACCAAGGGTACCGTGCTCCTGAAGAACGCGCAGGAGATGTTGGACTTCTcgaagggtgaggaggagcgTCTGGAGGCGGCCATCAAGGAGCTTTACGACTCCGGCCTTCGTGTCCTTGTTTGCGGTTCCACGATCGGTGATCTCGCCATGCACTACCTGAACCGTTTCAACATTCTTGTCATCAAGATTTTGTCCAAGTTCGAGCTGCGCCGTCTCTGCCGCGTGGTCGGTGCTACTCCTCTCGCTCGTCTGGGTGCTCCTATGCCCGATGAGATGGGTTCTATCGACGTCGTCGAGACCACTGAGATTGGTGGAGACCGTGTCACTGTTTTCCGTCAAGAAGATTCCAACGCTGTTACTCGCACATCTACCATCGTCCTGCGTGGTGCCACCCAGAACCACCTGGATGACGTCGAGCGTGCCATTGACGACGGTGTCAACGCCGTCAAGGCCATCACTAAGGACCCCCGTCTGGTTCCTGGCGCCGGTGCTACCGAGATTCAGCTTGTGGAGAAGATCTCTGCGTTCGCCGATCGCACCCCCGGATTGCCCCAGCACGCTATCCGCAAGTACGCCGAAGCCTTCGAGGTGATCCCTCGTACTCTGGCGGAGTCCGCTGGCTTGGACGCTACTGAGGTTCTTTCTCGTCTCTACACTGCCCACCATCACACGAGCGCCAACGGCGAGTCGTCAGAGGagtcggaggaagaaggcagtTCCGAGGAGGAGCCTTACTGGACTACTGGTGTCGATCTGGAGGTGGGACCTTCTTCGACTGGCACTCTTGACACTGTGGATGAGGGTATTCTGGACTTGCTGGCATCTAAGAGCTGGGCCATTAGACTCGCGAGTGAGTCCGCCCGGACAGTCCTCAGTGTCGACCAGATCATCGTTGCTCGACAGGCGGGTGGACCCAAGCCCCCGGGTCCCAACCCCAACTGGGATGAGGACTAA
- a CDS encoding mitochondrial 54S ribosomal protein bL12m (BUSCO:EOG09265HPJ;~COG:J;~EggNog:ENOG410PPSM;~InterPro:IPR036235,IPR013823,IPR000206,IPR014719, IPR008932;~PFAM:PF00542,PF16320;~go_component: GO:0005840 - ribosome [Evidence IEA];~go_function: GO:0003735 - structural constituent of ribosome [Evidence IEA];~go_process: GO:0006412 - translation [Evidence IEA]) encodes MSVSAQAAARCCRQIVRPTASLRLAPTTYLSQRTLSRRWQSTEAEAAAAPANPKITQIVDQISQLTLLETADLVSTLKTRLNIPDLPVGGFAMGAAPAAPAAAEEEEAAPAQQEKTLFNLKLESVDASSKAKVIKEIKTLLGLSLVDSKKFVESVPKVLKESVPKEEAEKIVETLKAVGAKATMD; translated from the exons ATGTCCGTTTCCGCCCAGGCCGCAGCTCGCTGCTGCAGACAGATCGTCCGCCCTACCGCCTCTCTGCGCCTTGCTCCCACGACATACCTGTCCCAGCGCACACTCAGCCGGAGATGGCAATCCACTGAGgcggaggctgctgctgctcctgccaACCCCAAGATCACCCAGATTGTCGACCAGATCAGCCAATTGACCCTGTTGGAGACCGCCGACCTCGTCTCCACCCTGAAG ACCCGCCTGAACATCCCCGACCTCCCCGTTGGCGGTTTCGCCATGGGCGCTGCTCCCGCCGCTCCCGCCgctgctgaggaagaggaggctgctcCCGCCCAGCAGGAGAAGACCCTGTTCAACCTGAAGCTCGAGTCCGTCGACGCCtcctccaaggccaaggtcatcaaggagatcaagaCCCTCCTCGGCCTGTCCCTGGTCGACAGCAAGAAGTTCGTCGAGTCCGTTCCCAAGGTCCTGAAGGAGTCTGTGCCCaaggaggaggccgagaagaTCGTGGAGACCCTCAAGGCCGTGGGCGCCAAGGCCACTATGGACTAA
- a CDS encoding velvet factor family protein (COG:S;~EggNog:ENOG410PP3Q;~InterPro:IPR038491,IPR021740,IPR037525): MPSGFERLLHHSPTPSPPPRRTSTTSRYHLFIRQQPLAARACGAGDRDRRPVDPPPILQLLLTDFDPNTSDDIDILQDPRFTVGCFLVPETRGSISSDMDGDSSLREDRLGTAPGQSTPLLSGKAFVSPFFVDEDPDPTTAPNHPSTFDYHLPERRAQLAPSTSKGAQQPAAFFIFSDLSVRTAGLYRLQFRLMNWGLVEDTGQSMPVLAEVWSDPFKVYPAKDFPGMRDSSRLTEGLKELGFVELKTRGKGKGKGRRR; the protein is encoded by the coding sequence ATGCCTTCTGGATTTGAAAGATTGCTTCACCATtctccaaccccatcacctcCGCCACGAAGAACCTCCACGACATCACGCTATCACCTCTTCATTCGACAACAGCCCCTCGCAGCCCGGGCTTGTGGTGCCGGAGACCGAGACCGCCGCCCTGTAGACCCACCTCCAATTCTGCAGCTGCTATTAACGGACTTTGACCCCAACACATCAGATGATATCGATATCCTCCAAGATCCGCGCTTTACCGTTGGCTGTTTCCTGGTTCCCGAAACGCGAGGATCGATTTCGTCCGACATGGATGGTGATAGTTCCCTTCGAGAGGACCGTCTCGGAACTGCTCCCGGCCAATCTACACCATTGCTTTCGGGCAAAGCATTCGTCTCGCCTTTCTTTGTCGATGAAGATCCTGATCCAACAACTGCCCCAAATCATCCATCAACATTTGATTATCACCTACCGGAACGAAGAGCCCAACTTGCTCCATCAACCTCTAAGGGAGCCCAACAGCCGGCAGCATTCTTCATATTCTCTGATCTCTCCGTACGTACAGCTGGACTGTACCGCTTACAGTTCCGTCTTATGAATTGGGGCCTAGTTGAGGACACGGGTCAATCGATGCCCGTCCTTGCTGAAGTGTGGTCCGATCCGTTTAAAGTCTACCCTGCCAAAGACTTCCCCGGGATGCGAGACTCATCGCGTCTCACAGAGGGTCTTAAGGAATTAGGATTCGTCGAACTCAAGAccaggggaaaggggaaaggcAAGGGTCGACGGAGGTGA